Below is a genomic region from candidate division KSB1 bacterium.
AAAAAGCAGATCGCCGGCGACATGCTGGAGCGCTACACCGGCTCGCATTTGACGGACTTTCAAAAATATATTCTTTTGACCAATTTTAACACCTATTTGGAAAAATTCGCCGCCCAGTTCGGCGCTGAAATTCACACCGGATCGGTCTGGTCGGCGGCGCATGCGCCGGCACAACATGTAAGCATGATCGACATCAAGATCGGCGCACCGACGGCGGCATTGGTCATGGAGCTGCTCAGCGTCCTCGATCCTGCCGCAACCATCTTTCTCGGCATGTGCGGCGGACTCCATCGCTCGCTGCAGGTGGGCGACTTTATTTTGCCGATGGCCGCCATCCGCGACGAAGGCGTCTCCCGCTATTTCATCCCGCCGCAGGTGCCGTCGCTGCCCACCTTCAAGATTCAAAAGTTCATCAGCCAAATGCTGGTGGAGAGCGGCCTGGATTATCGAACCGGAGTGGTGCACACGACGGATTACCGTTTCTGGGAGTTTGACGAAGCGTTCAAGCGCACGCTGTACGAGGAGCGCGCCATCGCCATCGAAATGGAGTGCGCGGCATTGTTTTCCGTAGGATTTGTCAGCAAAGTGCCGATCGGTGCGCTGCTGCTGGTCAGCGACCTGCCCCTGAAAAAAGGCGGCATCAAAACCAAAGAGTCGGCGAAAAAGGTTTTTTCAGCGTTCACCGAACAGCACATCACCATCGGCATCAAGTCGATCACCGAAATTCAGCAGCGGGGCGAGCACATTCGCCATTACCGCTGGTAAGGAGGCGAATTCCGTACTTCTGGGCGATGCATGCTTTCGGCATGAGCATATGACATCGCGCCGATAGCCGGCCGGAAACTCGCGCGGCGTTAAAGGGTCAGTAAAACCGTACGAGAAAAGTGTACGGAAGGGAAAAAGTGTCTACGACAGCCGCTGAAATAAAAAGCATCTCATCAAAACTCAAAGGAAAATTTAATTGACTTTTGCCGTGCATCCCCGTAAATTTAAGTGCCTTTCGGGATGCAATCCAACGCGAAAATGTCTGCTGTAAATAAATTTCGAATTCGATATTGCTCATGCCTGTTGCTTTTCCCGCCGAACGATTGAGGAATTGGATTCAATAAAGCGCCCCGCCTGATTTGCGAAAGGCGCAGTACCATTTATGGAGCATAGCATGACTGAGGTCGCCCCCGCGATGTACCCCGGTTTGCAAAAACTGACCGAAGCGGTCGAGGACTATTGGGGTTATGAAGAGCCGGCCCAGCGCGGCCCTTCCGATGCCGCCATCCGCCGCTGCCTGATCAAACGCCTGGAGACGGTTCGCAGCGCTCTTCCCGAAACCGGCTCGATGCGGAATCATCCGCAAGCTGAAAAGCTGACCGTTGCCGCGCGACGAAAACTACATACGCTCGTCGACAGCCTGAACCGTCCCACCTATCTTCACACATCCTTTTTCAACGGCAGAAGGATCACGCCTCGGCTGCTGAACCGCCTGTACGATCTTGAATGCGGCATGTTGGAAGATGTGGAACTTTTGCACACCGAAGTGCAGCAGCTGACCGAAGCGCTCGAACTCGAACAGATTCAGGAAATCTTTCTCCACATCGACAACTATATCGACGATCTCAATCAGCAGCTGTTCGAACGGGAAGCCTTGATCATCGGCGAATATTGAGGAGTCCGGAAATGAAATTCTACACCGATTACCTCTGGTTCAACACTCAGAAGCATCGCGAATACATCAACATTACCGATCGCGTGGAGGAGGCGGTGCGCAAAAGCGGGGTTCAGGAAGGGATGGTGCTCGTTTCCGCCATGCACATTACCGCCGGAGTCTATGTCAACGACGCCGAATCGGGGTTGATTCAGGACATCGACGACTGGCTGCAAAAGCTGGCGCCGGAGGGCGTCAACTATCGTCATCACCGCACCGGCGAAGTGAACGGCGACGCTCATCTCAAAAGCCTGCTCGTTCATCACCAGGTCATTCTGCCGATCACCAACGGCCGCTTGGACCTCGGCCCATGGCAGCAGGTCTATTATGCCGAATTCGACGGTCAACGCCGCAAACGACTGATCATAAAGGTCATGGGGGAATAACGACCGGACCTGCAGAACCGTTTAAGCTTCTTTACCCCCTTCCGAGCCGCCCTAACTTGCCGTCTATGCAGGGTACAAATAAAGAGCACTCCAAATCCTTACACCCCCCTATCCGCCTGCGCTGCGGAACGATTGTCAATCGGCTGCTTATTCCTCGATCTTGAGCTGCTTCATCTTGCGGTAGAGCGTCGCCTCGCCGATGCCCAGCGCCGCTGCAGTGCGGCCGCGATGATACCCCTGCCGCGCCAGCTCCGCCGCAATCACCCCCCGTTCGAATTCCGCCACCATTTCGTCGAGCGTCGCGCCCTCCCGTCGCGGCTTGGGTAAAGTCATGCCGAGCATTTCGGCCGGCAGCAGATCAACGGTCAGCTCGCTCCCCGAAGCAAAGATCATCAGCCGTTCGACAAAGTTCTCAAGCTCGCGCACTTCGCCTTTCCAGGTCCGCTGCATCAGCGCCTGCATCAGCTCCGGCTGTACCCGCGTCACCGACTTGTTCATCTGTCGATTGTACTTGCGGACGAAATGGTCGACCAGAAGGGGGATGTCTTCGACCCGCTCCGCCAGCGACGGGAGACGAATGTTGATGACGTTCAGGCGGTAATAGAGATCATCGCGGAAGCGGCCTTCGGCGACGCGCGCCTCCAGATCGACATTGGTGGCGGCAATGATGCGCACATGCACCCGTTCCGGCCGATTGCTGCCGACGGGCAGAAATTCCTGCGTTTCCACGGCGCGCAACAGCTTGGTCTGCGCCGTCAACGACAGCTCACCGATCTCGTCGAGGAAAAGGGTGCCGCGGTGCGCCGCTTTGAACAGACCGTCTTTGTCGGCAACTGCGCCGGTAAAAGCCCCCTTTTTATGTCCGAACAGCTCGCTCTCGATCAAAGTTTCGGGTATGGCGCCGCAGTTGACCGCCACAAATCGCCCCAACCGGTGCGGACTGTTGTAATGAATGGCGCGGGCGACCAGCTCTTTTCCGGTGCCGCTGTTGCCTGTGATCAGCACATTGCTCTCGCTGTCCGAAACGCGCCGAATCGTCTCGAAAACCTTGCGGATGGCCGGACTCTCGCCGATGATGTTGGCGAAATCGTACTGGGCGTGAATTTCATGGCGCAGGGCCTGATTTTCGCGCACCAGCTCTTTGTGTTCGATCAGCTTTTGGACTTTGAACGCCAGATCGTCGAAATTGAGCGGCTTGAGCAGATAATCGAACGCGCCTTTGCGCAGTGCCTCGACGGCGCTCTGCACCGAGGCGTAAGCGGTGATAAAGATGAACGACGGCCTGGACGACAGTCGGTTGGCCGCCTCCAAAAGCTCCAATCCGCTCATTTTCGGCATCTCGATGTCGCTGATGACGACGTCGTAATCCTCGTGCTGCAGCCGCTCGAGCGCCTCGCGTCCGTCCGCCGCCTGCGTGCAGTCAAAGTTGCGCGCCTGCATGACGGTAACCAAGCTCTCGCGCGTAATGTCATCGTCGTCGACGATCAACAGCTTGACGGCCATACGATCCTCTCAAGATACCGAAGGCAGAGTGATGGTAAAGGTGGTGCCTACCCCGAGCGTGCTCCTAACTTTAATGTCGCCGCCGAAACCGGCGATGATGTTGTAGCTGACCCACAAGCCCAGGCCGGTGCCTTTGCCGCTCTTTTTGGTGGTAAAAAACGGTTCGAAAATATGGCCGAGATGCTCCTCGGCGATTCCGCAGCCGTTATCAGTAACCGCGGCCATGACCCGTTTCCCTTCGCTCCAGGTGGTAATCTCTAATCGGCCGTCCGGCTTGCCTTCCATGGCGTCGGCGGCGTTCAGGCAGATGTTGATGAACACCTGCAGCAGCTGATCAAAACCCGCGCGCACCAGCGGCAGATCGGGCTGCAGCCGCGTTATGATCTCCTGATGCTTGAGCCGCTTGTCGTATTTGATGATGCGGATGACGTGCTCAATCACGTGGTTGAGATAGATTTCTTCGACTTTGTCGGTAATCGGGCGCGAGAAATCGACCAACGTACGCACCGTGCGCGAAATGCGCTCAATGGACTGTTGAATGAGGAGCAGTTTCTCTTTGAACTCCGGATTGTCGGTCTTGAGCTGCAGGATCTGCGCCAGCGCCGAAATGCTGGTCAAAGGCGTTCCCACTTCATGCGCGATGCCCGCCGCCAGGGTGCCGACCGCGGAGAGCTTTTCCGATTGAATGACCTGCCTGCGCAGCTGTTCCTGCTCAGAGATGTCGCGCAGAATGACGCTGCTGCCGATGAAATCGCCGCGCTCGTTGCGCAGCGCCGTCCTCGTCAATTCGACGTGAACGATTCGGCCTTCGCGTGTGCGCATGTCCAGCCGCTGATTGCGCACAAAGCCGCGGCTCAAGACCTGCTCGTCCATAGCCGCCATGGCCGACTGTAATGTCGGGTCCTCAGGCACCAACCTCGTCAGCCCCTTGCCGAACATCTCGGCCTCGCTGTAGCCGAACAGAGTTTCCGCCGCCTTGTTCCACATAATCACACGATGATTTTCATTAAGGAGGATGATGGCGTCGGCGGCGTCGTTGAGAATGTTTTCAAAATACTTTTCGTACCGAAATGCCTGCTGATCGCGAAGGCGATCGCGATTGACGTCATGAAAAAGCAGGGTGCAGCCGACAATCTGTTTGGCTTCGTTGCGCATCGGTTCGACCTTGACGTCAAGAGCGGCTTTGCGGCTGCCGAGCGGCAGCGTCCGGTTGTGCAGCTCTTCGGATTTGCCCTGCCGAAGCGCCGCCTCCACGGCGGCAAAGAGAGGCGTCTCGCGGAGATCAGAAAACAGTTCAAAGAAAGGATGTCCCAGCACCTCGTCCGCCGAGCGCCCCAACAGTCGCTCTGCCGCGCGGCTGAAATAAATGACGGTCATGAGCTCGTCTAGCATGACAAAGCCGATACCGGCAAAATCGAGGGCGCCGAGATTGGCCGAGCAGGCCGAAGCAAAGGGGGCAGGCACCGGCGGCGGCTGATCGGAGCGATGCTGCTCGTAGATGGCCGTAATCAGCGGGCCAAAGACCTCGTTGAGGTAACCGAACGCCTCGATGCTGTTGAACGAGACATCGGATTCCTGCACCATCATGGCAAGGAGTATATATCGACTCAACAGCAGGGTGTTGATAAGGATTGCACTCCCCTGCTCCGCTTCGGCAAAGAATCGATTGACGGCGCCTTCGAGGGTGCTCAACGCCGCCTGCAGCTTTTGATCGATGACCAAAATGCTCAGGGCGGTCATGACCTCCTGCGCAAACTGCAGCCGTTCTTCATCCGAGAGGTGCGGCGTCAGTCCTGCCGTACGTTTGGCCAACTCTGCTGCGACCTCGTCGCTGCGGTTGGTTAAAAGCTTTTTTAAACAGACGTCCAACTTTGTCCTTTCAAACTAAACGCTGTCGAATGACGGTGTCGCGAGCGTATTGATCGTCGGTGTTGGGATAGTCGGTCGTGTAATGCAGCCCGCGACTTTCTTTGCGCATCAGCGCCGATTGAATAATCAACTGAGCGACCAGCGCCAAGTTCCGCAGTTCGATCAACTCGGGCGTAACGGTCGTCCTGCGATAAAAATTTTCCACCTCCTGACGAATCAAGCGGATGCGGCTCAGGGCTCTTTCCAGGCGCAAGGTCGAGCGCACGATGCCGACATAGTCCCACATCAGGTTCTTGATCTCCTGCAGATCGTGCGAGATGAGCACCCACTCTTCGCTGTTAAAGGTGCCGATGTCGTCCCACAGCGGGATCGGCGGCAGGCGAAAGTCTTTGGCCTTGACAAATTCCTTTGCGGCGTTGGCGCAGGATTCGGCAAAGACCAGCGCTTCGAGCAGCGAGTTCGAGGCCAGGCGGTTGGCGCCGTGCACGCCGGTACAGGCCGTCTCGCCGCAGGCAAATAAGCCGTTGATGTCGGTTCGTCCCTCCAAATCGGTCAGCACGCCGCCGCAGGAATAGTGTGCCGCCGGCACCACCGGTATCGGCTCCTTGGTGATATCGATCTTTAAACTCAGACATTTTTCATAAATCGCCGGAAATCGATCGCGCAGTTCGTCCGGATTTTTGTGTGTTACGTCGAGGTAGACGCAGCGCTCACCGCTCTTTTTGAGTTCGGCGTCGATGGCGCGGGCGACGACATCGCGCGGCGCCAGAGACCCCATGGGATGATAAGCCTCCGTAAACGATTCGCCTTTTTTGTTGATCAATCGGCCGCCGAAGCCGCGCAAAGCCTCGGTGATGAGAAACGAATCGGCTTCGGGATGATAGAGCGCCGTCGGGTGAAACTGCATGAACTCCATGTTGGCGATCGAGGCGCCGGCGCGAAAAGCCATGGCCACACCGTCGCCGGTGGCGACAGGCGGATTGGTGGTGTGCAGATAAACCTGTCCGCAGCCGCCGGCCGCCAAGATTGTCGCTTTGGCGGTTAGTCGACGGACCCTGCCCGCCGCCGCATCGAGCACATAGGCGCCCCAGCAGTTGAGGTCATGCGAGCGGGCGGGCGTGGGCGTGAAAACGTGATGCTCAGTAATCAAATCAATCGCCGAATGATGCTCGAGCAGCAGGATATTTTTTTTACGGGTGACGACATCCAGAAGCGTCCGCTCGATGTAAAAGCCGGTCATATCTTTTACGTGCACAATTCGGCGCGCTCGGTGCCCGCCTTCGCGGCCGAGGTCAAATTCGCCCTCCTCCGTGCGGGTAAAGGGCACGCCCAGCTCCGCCAGCTCGCGAATCAGCGAGGGACCCCGTTCCACGATCTTGCGCACCGCATCCGGACGGCATAATCCGGCGCCTGCTTCGAGCGTGTCGCGAATGTGCTCCTCAAACGAGTCGGTTTCGCTCAGGACTGAAGCGATGCCGCCTTGCGCCCATGCGGTGTTCGAGTCTGATCTTTTGCGCTTGGTCACGATAATGACCGACCCCGCATCGCACAATTTAAGGGCGGCAAAAAGACCGGCAATGCCGCTGCCGATCACCAAAAAATCCGCATCCGTCTTTCTTTCAGGCATTTTTTCGTCCGCAAGTGGCTTGTCGGGCAGTCGCGGCGGGCTGCTGAACACAGGAACTCGAGCAGTCAATGATCGCACCGATTTCAACGCGGATCTGCGCGAGAATGATTAAACTTACATGAAAGCAGCCAGAAAAACAACCCCTTTTTCAACAAAAAAGCCGATGCATGGGCATCGGCTCAAATCGGAGAGGCGGGCGCGTCACTCGATGACTTGGAGCAAATCGCGATTGCGAATGGGCCGCGTGACGAATTTGATTCCGGCGCGGGCGGCGTCTTCGGGCAGGCGGTTTTTGTCGCTGCAAATGCCGACGATCTTCATTTGCGGATGTTTTTTCCGGATTCGGTCGGCAATTTCCAATCGCTTTTGCTGATTCTCAGCTTCTTCGCCGGAATCCAAATCGACAAAGGCATAATCGGCTGAGCTGCGGTCCAAAAGCTGAAGCAGGTCGTCTTCGCTGTCGGCGATGGTGACGTCATAGAGGTTGCTCAACGCCAAATACATTTGCATTTCCGAGCGCAGGTCTTCGTTGAAAATGACGATTTTCATAAACTCCAATCGAGCGGTAGAATGATTAGTGATTGTCTGTCAAAATATATCGGAAAGCAGGGATTTTGCGGAAAAATAAGCGATGCAAAAACAGAGGAAGCAGAAGCAAAAGCTCTGATTTTCCCGATTATGTTTTAATCCGTTGCTTCGCGGTCGGGAGTTGATTCTCGGCACGTCTGAACGAACAGCCGCCAGGCCGGATAAAAAGCAGCGGCCGCCGCAAGCAGAACCGGCAGTCGAACGTGCATCTCGCCTTCATAGCCGCTCAGCATTTCCGGCGGTGCGTTGACGAACAGCATCGACAATAGATTGTTGAGGCCGTGAAGGATCATCGACGGGATGACGCTGCCGCTTTTCCAGGCAGCGTAACCGAGCGCAACGCCCAAAAGCAAAATCTGGATTGAAGTCCACGGATTAAAATGCACCAACGCAAACAGAACCGAGGCGGAGACGATAGCCGAAGCCGGGTCGCGAAACCGTTCGAGCGACCGCTGCAGCAAACCGCGAAAGAGCATCTCCTCTGCCGCCGCGGCGACCACTGCTCCGCCGAACAATACGCCGATCGCTTCCCGCCAGTTGGTAAAAGTGACCATCTCCATCATCGACTCGTACCACTCCTCCGGCATGGGCGCCAGCATCTGAATGATGCGGTCGAGCTCGTCTGTCAAAACATAGAGCGGCAAAAAGACCAGAAGCACCGCAAAAAGAACCTTCGGCCTGACGCTGTAAAGACGAAAAGTCGAGCGAACACTTGCGCCCCTTTTCTTGGCATAATAGAGCGCCGGTACGATGAGCAAAAGTTCGCCGCCAATCAGCGCCGCTTCGTTGCTCAGGTAACCGGAGACGAGAAAAAAAACCATGAAAACCAAAAGGGTCACCGCCAAGATACGCGAGATGTCACTCGGCGTCAGATCGCCATTTTTCTGCAGATCGTCCAAACGTTCACCTCATAAGCGTAAAGTGATAAAGCGCAATAGAGGCCGCCACGGCCGCATTCAGGGATTCACCGTAGCCGCTTTTGGGAATAGTGAATCGACGATGTGCAGTCTCTACGAGCTCGGCGGCGACGCCGTGCGCCTCGCTGCCGATGAGCAGCAGGTCCTTGCCCGTAGGTCTTTGCTTCGTCAAAGGCTCGCCGTAAACCGGCACGGCCGCCCAGATACAGTAGCCTTTTTTTTTCGCTTCCGCGAAGCGCTGCATCAAATCGACCTCTTCTTCAACGGCAAGGCGGAAGGCGGCGCCCATGGCGCCGCGTAGGACCTTCGGATTGCTCAGCTCGACACATCCTTTGCTCAGCCACACCCGCTCAACCCCGAACCAGGCGGCGGAACGCAGCGCGCTTCCCAAGTTGCCCGGATCCTGCAGGCCGTCGAGCGCCAAAAGCAGCGGCTCGGCGCCGTGCCAAGACTGAACGGCAGGCAAACGGATCACCATCGCCAGCCCGACAGGCGAAGGCTCATCGGAAAGTAAAAGGTAACGATCGTGCGGTAGGGTGAAAACATCCAATCCACCGGCGGCGCACTTGCGCGCCAGTTCGGCAACCCGTTCATAAGCATGCGCTTCGGGGGTGGTTATGACGGCTTGGATCTCAATGCCGGATGCGAGAGCCTCTTCGCACAAGCGGACGCCCTCGATCAGCGTTGAGCCGGTTTCGCGGCGGTATTTTTTCTGCTTCAGCGCGCGAATGCTTTTCAGCCGCTGCAGCGAAAGAGGGGGGAATGAAAAAGCGTCCTTACGACCCGAGCTCATGCTTGATAAAGTCGACAACTTGATCGAGAGGAACCAGATTTTGGCTGCCGTCGAGGAGGTTTTTGACGGCCGCTTTGTCCTGCGCCAGCTCGTCTTCGCCGATCAAGATCACAAGGCGGGCGTTGCGACGGTTGGCGTCGCGCATCATCGCCTTGA
It encodes:
- a CDS encoding secondary thiamine-phosphate synthase enzyme YjbQ — translated: MKFYTDYLWFNTQKHREYINITDRVEEAVRKSGVQEGMVLVSAMHITAGVYVNDAESGLIQDIDDWLQKLAPEGVNYRHHRTGEVNGDAHLKSLLVHHQVILPITNGRLDLGPWQQVYYAEFDGQRRKRLIIKVMGE
- a CDS encoding sigma-54 dependent transcriptional regulator, giving the protein MAVKLLIVDDDDITRESLVTVMQARNFDCTQAADGREALERLQHEDYDVVISDIEMPKMSGLELLEAANRLSSRPSFIFITAYASVQSAVEALRKGAFDYLLKPLNFDDLAFKVQKLIEHKELVRENQALRHEIHAQYDFANIIGESPAIRKVFETIRRVSDSESNVLITGNSGTGKELVARAIHYNSPHRLGRFVAVNCGAIPETLIESELFGHKKGAFTGAVADKDGLFKAAHRGTLFLDEIGELSLTAQTKLLRAVETQEFLPVGSNRPERVHVRIIAATNVDLEARVAEGRFRDDLYYRLNVINIRLPSLAERVEDIPLLVDHFVRKYNRQMNKSVTRVQPELMQALMQRTWKGEVRELENFVERLMIFASGSELTVDLLPAEMLGMTLPKPRREGATLDEMVAEFERGVIAAELARQGYHRGRTAAALGIGEATLYRKMKQLKIEE
- a CDS encoding AMP nucleosidase is translated as MKTEKNDEWFYEEIRRKLAYYNEEKKQIAGDMLERYTGSHLTDFQKYILLTNFNTYLEKFAAQFGAEIHTGSVWSAAHAPAQHVSMIDIKIGAPTAALVMELLSVLDPAATIFLGMCGGLHRSLQVGDFILPMAAIRDEGVSRYFIPPQVPSLPTFKIQKFISQMLVESGLDYRTGVVHTTDYRFWEFDEAFKRTLYEERAIAIEMECAALFSVGFVSKVPIGALLLVSDLPLKKGGIKTKESAKKVFSAFTEQHITIGIKSITEIQQRGEHIRHYRW
- a CDS encoding PAS domain-containing protein is translated as MDVCLKKLLTNRSDEVAAELAKRTAGLTPHLSDEERLQFAQEVMTALSILVIDQKLQAALSTLEGAVNRFFAEAEQGSAILINTLLLSRYILLAMMVQESDVSFNSIEAFGYLNEVFGPLITAIYEQHRSDQPPPVPAPFASACSANLGALDFAGIGFVMLDELMTVIYFSRAAERLLGRSADEVLGHPFFELFSDLRETPLFAAVEAALRQGKSEELHNRTLPLGSRKAALDVKVEPMRNEAKQIVGCTLLFHDVNRDRLRDQQAFRYEKYFENILNDAADAIILLNENHRVIMWNKAAETLFGYSEAEMFGKGLTRLVPEDPTLQSAMAAMDEQVLSRGFVRNQRLDMRTREGRIVHVELTRTALRNERGDFIGSSVILRDISEQEQLRRQVIQSEKLSAVGTLAAGIAHEVGTPLTSISALAQILQLKTDNPEFKEKLLLIQQSIERISRTVRTLVDFSRPITDKVEEIYLNHVIEHVIRIIKYDKRLKHQEIITRLQPDLPLVRAGFDQLLQVFINICLNAADAMEGKPDGRLEITTWSEGKRVMAAVTDNGCGIAEEHLGHIFEPFFTTKKSGKGTGLGLWVSYNIIAGFGGDIKVRSTLGVGTTFTITLPSVS
- a CDS encoding RNA methyltransferase, whose translation is MSSGRKDAFSFPPLSLQRLKSIRALKQKKYRRETGSTLIEGVRLCEEALASGIEIQAVITTPEAHAYERVAELARKCAAGGLDVFTLPHDRYLLLSDEPSPVGLAMVIRLPAVQSWHGAEPLLLALDGLQDPGNLGSALRSAAWFGVERVWLSKGCVELSNPKVLRGAMGAAFRLAVEEEVDLMQRFAEAKKKGYCIWAAVPVYGEPLTKQRPTGKDLLLIGSEAHGVAAELVETAHRRFTIPKSGYGESLNAAVAASIALYHFTLMR
- a CDS encoding CPBP family intramembrane metalloprotease, with translation MDDLQKNGDLTPSDISRILAVTLLVFMVFFLVSGYLSNEAALIGGELLLIVPALYYAKKRGASVRSTFRLYSVRPKVLFAVLLVFLPLYVLTDELDRIIQMLAPMPEEWYESMMEMVTFTNWREAIGVLFGGAVVAAAAEEMLFRGLLQRSLERFRDPASAIVSASVLFALVHFNPWTSIQILLLGVALGYAAWKSGSVIPSMILHGLNNLLSMLFVNAPPEMLSGYEGEMHVRLPVLLAAAAAFYPAWRLFVQTCRESTPDREATD
- the nadB gene encoding L-aspartate oxidase, with amino-acid sequence MPERKTDADFLVIGSGIAGLFAALKLCDAGSVIIVTKRKRSDSNTAWAQGGIASVLSETDSFEEHIRDTLEAGAGLCRPDAVRKIVERGPSLIRELAELGVPFTRTEEGEFDLGREGGHRARRIVHVKDMTGFYIERTLLDVVTRKKNILLLEHHSAIDLITEHHVFTPTPARSHDLNCWGAYVLDAAAGRVRRLTAKATILAAGGCGQVYLHTTNPPVATGDGVAMAFRAGASIANMEFMQFHPTALYHPEADSFLITEALRGFGGRLINKKGESFTEAYHPMGSLAPRDVVARAIDAELKKSGERCVYLDVTHKNPDELRDRFPAIYEKCLSLKIDITKEPIPVVPAAHYSCGGVLTDLEGRTDINGLFACGETACTGVHGANRLASNSLLEALVFAESCANAAKEFVKAKDFRLPPIPLWDDIGTFNSEEWVLISHDLQEIKNLMWDYVGIVRSTLRLERALSRIRLIRQEVENFYRRTTVTPELIELRNLALVAQLIIQSALMRKESRGLHYTTDYPNTDDQYARDTVIRQRLV